GCATTAATCACAAAACAGCCGGATTCCAAAGCATGATGCCGCATGGTCACTTCCATTTGATCCGCGAAAATCTGACCCACCATCGATCCGGGGAATTGCCCACAGTGGATTTGTTCATGTTGCGCCATCAGCGCATAACGGGCTAAGGGATTGTAATGTTCCCAACAGGCCAAGGCTCCCAAGCGTCCAACCGTGGTATCTACCGTCCTCAGACCTGCACCATCCCCTTGTCCCCAAACCATCCGTTCATGGTAGGTGGGCGTGATTTTGCGACGTTTTAGCACCAGCGCACCATCTGCATCAAAAATCAGTTGTGTGTTGTACAGCGAGCCTTCTTCGCGCTCATTAACCCCTAACACCACGACCATTCCATGGGTTTTCGCGGCTTGGGCGATCGCCTGGGTGACTTTCCCCGGCACAGTAACGGCTTCTTGATAAAGCTTTAGGTGACTTTTCCCCATCAAAACCGGCGGTTCAACAAAGGAAAAATAAGGGTAATAAGGCACAAAAGTTTCAGGAAAAACAATCAGTTCTACCCCTTTCTTTGCCGCATTGGCGATCGCATCGAGAACTTTCTCCATAGTCCCTTGTTGACTAAAAAGAACAGGACTAATCTGTGCCGCTGCTGCCCGAATATTTTTTGTATAATTCAGCATGATTTTTCCCAGCACAACGACTGGAATAGTTTCAGAAATAAAAAATGATTTGAAAACAAGTGATTGATATATTAGACTTCAAAAATCAAAAACAAAATTTTCAAATCATCCCTCCTATCAATAATTCACCAAATATTTAATCAAGCACATTTTTACATTGTCCAAGTATCAAGAATAAACGCACCATCCCTACGGTGCATCAAGATTAAATCCATCACATCTAGGGGATTAATCGGACGAATACCGGGGATTAGAGAAGGCTCGCCATGACCATAAAGTGCTTGCAGTGCAAAGCGACAAGCATAAACCTTACCCCCTGCTTCCATGATTTTTACAATACGCTCATTCATGGTCAGGTGACCCGGAAAACCTTCATCCCCAAGCTTAGGAAAACCCCTTTGTACACCGAGAGTAACACCGGGACCATAGAGCAAAACAGATGTTTCAAAGCCTTTTTTAATTAAGCGGCTAGCTTGCATTAAATTTACTAAGCCAATGGAGCCTTCAAACGCCACTGTATGAAAAGTAATCAGCGCTTTTTCACCGGGTTCAGCTTGGACATCAGGAAAAACTTTTTCCTCGTAATCTACTAAGAAATCACCTGTTTGGTGAGCTGGCTTAGTTACCTCTGGCATGGTTGTAGTTCCTTAAATTCAAATTCTGATTTGACTTGAGATTAGTCATGTATCAATGTAGAAGCGAAGTTTCCTTATTCTTGTATCATTTGTCACAAAAAAATAGTTTTAATTGAAAGTCATAGGTTTAACCATTCTTAATTTCTTGTATGAAGATTATCTTTTCTTAATAATCTTAGCCAGAAAAATGCTTCTTATCTAGATACAGTAAGAGTTTCAAGGCTTGGAATTTTCCTGGAAATGGATTTCTGTTCAGTATGTCCGCTTAAGATTTAAATGATTAGACACCTATCTAAATCAACAGGTCTGTCTATGTAAAGCTTATAAATACAAGACTATTGCGATGTTTCCTATTAATAGAATCAGAGATCATCAATTTGTAGCGAAACATACAAGTGTTAGAAATTTCGAGGCTTACAGTTGATGATTATCAGGAAAGATAGAGTTCAATACAGGTAGATAATATGAAAAAAAGCCACTATTCCGTCATTATTGTCGGTGGAGGACAGGCGGGCTTAGCGATTAGTTATCTCCTAAAACAAGAAAGCATTGACCATGTTATTTTCGAGAAAAATCAAATTGGTCATGCTTGGCGTAATCAACGTTGGGATTCTTTTTGTTTGGTTACGCCTAATTGGCAATGTCGGTTACCCGGCTTTCCCTATGCGGGGGGTGATGATCAGGGTTTTATGCTGAAGGACGAAATTGTCCAATATCTTGAGGATTATGCGGCATCTTTCCAAGCTCCTATCCTTGAGGGGGTAGAGGTTTCTAAGCTGAGTCAACGGACTGATGCTTTTGAGGTGATTACCAGCCAAGGAATCTACACCGCTGATCAAGTGGTGGTTGCTACTGGGGGCTACCATACGCCAAAAATTGCGGCGATCGCCAAAAAACTACCTCCCCATATTGTCCAGTTACATTCGGTGGACTACAAAAATCCGGAAACCTTACCAGATAGAATTTTATTAGTTGGCACAGGTCAATCGGGCTGTCAAATTGCTGAAGACCTACATCTAGCAGGTAAAACCGTCCACCTTGCCACAGGCAGCGCACCCCGTTCACCCCGCCGCTACCGAGGGAGAGATGTGGTCGAGTGGTTAGAGTTGATGGGTCATTATGATCTGCCCATTGATGAGCATCCCCAAAAGGAAATGGTACGCCACAAAACAAACCACTATTTAACCGGTCGTGATGGTGGCAGAGAAATTGATCTGCGTCAATTCGCCCTTGAGGGCATGCATCTCTACGGACGGCTCAAGGATATTGATGGAAATCAAATTCTATTTGCCGATAATCTCAAGGAAAATCTCGATCAAGCAGACGCAACGGCCGCCAGAATTAAACAAAGCATTGATGAATATATTGCCAAAAACCAGCTTGATGCGCCCATCGAAGCACCCTATCAGCCCGTTTGGGAACCAACTTCCATACCCCTTACCCTAAATATTGATGAAATTGATGCGGTTATTTGGTCCACTGGTTTTAATTTTAATTATGCTTGGGTCGATGTTCCTGTATTTAATTCGATGGGGGAACCTCTACATAATCGGGGTGTAACTAATGTGGCGGGGCTATATTTCTTGGGTTTACCCTGGTTATATACTTGGGGTTCTGGGCGATTTTCAGGGGTTGCCCGTGATGCGGAATATTTAGCGGAAAAAATTAGAGAAACACTGCCCGCTAATCAAATAAATCCTTGTACGGTGGCTTGATAAATGGCTTGGTAGCGATTTTTGGCGTTGAGTTTATGGAGGGTGCCATTAACATGAAACTTAACGGTACTTTCGCTGATGTGAAGCTCCTCGGCGATATCGCGATCGCGTAAACCTTGGGCTAATAGGCTGACGATTTCCTTTTCCCGCTCCGAGAGGAGATGTTTGTTGAGCTTGATGTTTTGAAACCCGTCATAGGGGAGTTGCAGCGAAATTTGCAGGATTGATTGATTTACACTGCTTTGACTCCTAAATTCACCGCCAACATGGTGGGCTAAAAATTCTATTTCTTTAAAAGGCGATCGCCCATCTGTGTTGAAGGCTTCTGACACGGATGCTTCGACAATGGCTTCGATGGTGACCGAAATCTCCCCATAGATGAGACGGCAATAATTACAGGAGAGTCGATTAAAAATTTCTGTGGTTCTGATCAATAGATATGCAAGGGTGGGAGAGAGCTTTTTTTCTGTGCCGATTAGGGTCAGCTTTGTCTGAGATAACAGCCTTGCCAAAACGTCCGGTAAAGGGATTTGATCGTCTAAAAATTGGGTTGTATTAATCGTATTTGTTTCGCTCTGGAGTTGTCGGACGGCATCAATGGCGATCGCCACTGCCATACAGAGAACTTGTAAAACTTCCAGAAATTCTGCGACAAAGGGAGCCTCGCTAAAGACAGCCAAGACACCAATCACACGGTCATGGCCTACCAATGGATAACCGGCGAAACCGCGAATATTATTGGCGATCGCCCAGTCACGATCCTTTACCCAGGTTTCATTGGCGAGATGATTGCTTAAAAAAGGAATACAGCTTTGGGCAATTTTACCGACCTTATAAGCCCCCATCGGCACACGGGCAAAACTACCATTCGTACTGGTATGTAAGCCTGACGAAGCAACCAGTTTTAAACTCGCACCATCAGGCTCTGTTAACCAAATACGTGCAAACACGCAATGAAAATCATGGATTAATGCTTCGGTGATTTCTTTGGTAATCGCCGTTGTGTCAAGGCAACCAGAAATGCGCTTGCTAGTCGTATTTACTTTTTGGAGATCAAAAATTAGCTGGGCAGAATCTAACACGAGCGGCTCAGAACACTATCAAATCCACGCTATCAAAGGAAGCTATCTTGAAAAGTGCTGCAAGCAACATTATGGACACCGAACCATAGGATAAATTTTCGCCATGATCCCCGGGTTTATTGATAGTTCAAAACTGCTGCGACTCAAAATCTGAAGTCATTATATGGACAAGGCGCAGAAATTTTATCCCTATCTCAACGATCATGGCCTTAAAACGTGTTTGGAAAGTTTTATTCCGCCCCCTAAATCGACCCACTAAAGCTCCGGCAATACTGGGGGACTTTCACTCAGTTTCCCCCCAAATTTGGGGGGCCAGGGGGGCTTTTCAAACAGGCTCTTAGATTACATAAACTACATTTTGGGCTGTGGCATTATTCTGGAGTATTGATCAAACCAGGGTGATCTAATGGGCGATCGCCGGGGGCATCCCAGAAGAAACGACGCTCGGATTCAGCAATGGGTTTGTCGTTAATACTCGCTTCCCGACGACGCATTAAACCCGCTTCATCAAATTCCCAATTTTCATTGCCATAGGCTCGATACCATTGACCCGCATCATCCTGCCATTCGTACTGAAATCGTACTGCAATTCGATTTTCGCCAAACGCCCACAGCTCTTTCACCAGACGATAATTTAGCTCTTTATCCCACTTGCGACGCAAAAACTCACGGATTTTTTCCCGACCTTGGAATACTTCCGCCCGATTACGCCAAAAACTATCCTCGGTATAAGCCATACAGACTTTATCTGGGTTGCGACCATTCCATGCATTTTCTGCCATCCGTACTTTGGCGATCGCAATTTCCTTAGTGAAGGGAGGAACTAAAGGTGTTGTCATGATTAAAATTTCCCAATAATTTTAGAAGAGACGGCGGCTTACGAATTTGTTTACTCTCATTGTTGATGCAGGCAAAACCTACGAATTCATCTATGGTTGTTGACCCAATAGTGACAGAAGAAGTGTCCGAAAGACCACTAATGGCTAGAACTCCGCATTTGGTGGCCGCCTCATATAAACCAAGGGCTAATTCTTTGAGTAGTTCCCTTT
The genomic region above belongs to Synechocystis sp. PCC 6803 substr. PCC-P and contains:
- a CDS encoding Nit6803 family nitrilase; this translates as MLNYTKNIRAAAAQISPVLFSQQGTMEKVLDAIANAAKKGVELIVFPETFVPYYPYFSFVEPPVLMGKSHLKLYQEAVTVPGKVTQAIAQAAKTHGMVVVLGVNEREEGSLYNTQLIFDADGALVLKRRKITPTYHERMVWGQGDGAGLRTVDTTVGRLGALACWEHYNPLARYALMAQHEQIHCGQFPGSMVGQIFADQMEVTMRHHALESGCFVINATGWLTAEQKLQITTDEKMHQALSGGCYTAIISPEGKHLCEPIAEGEGLAIADLDFSLIAKRKRMMDSVGHYARPDLLQLTLNNQPWSALEANPVTPNAIPAVSDPELTETIEALPNNPIFSH
- a CDS encoding MSMEG_0572/Sll0783 family nitrogen starvation response protein; the encoded protein is MPEVTKPAHQTGDFLVDYEEKVFPDVQAEPGEKALITFHTVAFEGSIGLVNLMQASRLIKKGFETSVLLYGPGVTLGVQRGFPKLGDEGFPGHLTMNERIVKIMEAGGKVYACRFALQALYGHGEPSLIPGIRPINPLDVMDLILMHRRDGAFILDTWTM
- a CDS encoding MSMEG_0569 family flavin-dependent oxidoreductase, giving the protein MKKSHYSVIIVGGGQAGLAISYLLKQESIDHVIFEKNQIGHAWRNQRWDSFCLVTPNWQCRLPGFPYAGGDDQGFMLKDEIVQYLEDYAASFQAPILEGVEVSKLSQRTDAFEVITSQGIYTADQVVVATGGYHTPKIAAIAKKLPPHIVQLHSVDYKNPETLPDRILLVGTGQSGCQIAEDLHLAGKTVHLATGSAPRSPRRYRGRDVVEWLELMGHYDLPIDEHPQKEMVRHKTNHYLTGRDGGREIDLRQFALEGMHLYGRLKDIDGNQILFADNLKENLDQADATAARIKQSIDEYIAKNQLDAPIEAPYQPVWEPTSIPLTLNIDEIDAVIWSTGFNFNYAWVDVPVFNSMGEPLHNRGVTNVAGLYFLGLPWLYTWGSGRFSGVARDAEYLAEKIRETLPANQINPCTVA
- a CDS encoding LuxR C-terminal-related transcriptional regulator, coding for MLDSAQLIFDLQKVNTTSKRISGCLDTTAITKEITEALIHDFHCVFARIWLTEPDGASLKLVASSGLHTSTNGSFARVPMGAYKVGKIAQSCIPFLSNHLANETWVKDRDWAIANNIRGFAGYPLVGHDRVIGVLAVFSEAPFVAEFLEVLQVLCMAVAIAIDAVRQLQSETNTINTTQFLDDQIPLPDVLARLLSQTKLTLIGTEKKLSPTLAYLLIRTTEIFNRLSCNYCRLIYGEISVTIEAIVEASVSEAFNTDGRSPFKEIEFLAHHVGGEFRSQSSVNQSILQISLQLPYDGFQNIKLNKHLLSEREKEIVSLLAQGLRDRDIAEELHISESTVKFHVNGTLHKLNAKNRYQAIYQATVQGFI
- a CDS encoding DUF1348 family protein; this encodes MTTPLVPPFTKEIAIAKVRMAENAWNGRNPDKVCMAYTEDSFWRNRAEVFQGREKIREFLRRKWDKELNYRLVKELWAFGENRIAVRFQYEWQDDAGQWYRAYGNENWEFDEAGLMRRREASINDKPIAESERRFFWDAPGDRPLDHPGLINTPE